In Rhodomicrobium lacus, the DNA window ATCCGCTTGGGTCCGTGAAGGAGAGCGGGTTGTTCTGGACGTAGGTGTAGGGGTTCAACGCCTGCAGGTTGGTGGCGTCCTGGATGAACGGATCGGCGGAGAGGAAGCGGCCGAGTTCGGGGTCGTAGACCCGCCCGTTCATGTGCACGAGGCCGACCTCGTCAAGCTGCGGGTTTCGCGCCGCTACCGCGCTTCGCGCTGCTTGAGCGGAGCCGGTATAGCCGCGCGCGATCTTGCCCGACTGCCAGAGCGCGA includes these proteins:
- a CDS encoding RHS repeat-associated core domain-containing protein; its protein translation is ALWQSGKIARGYTGSAQAARSAVAARNPQLDEVGLVHMNGRVYDPELGRFLSADPFIQDATNLQALNPYTYVQNNPLSFTDPSGYFLSGLFKAIGKVFSRVFKAIAHAIKTVLNSSIIRSLIQVAVC